The following are encoded together in the Mesoterricola sediminis genome:
- a CDS encoding redox-sensing transcriptional repressor Rex: MVFGYRIGGLPLTTVQRLPNYLRVVREMHRAGREVVSSARLGELLRLDPVQVRKDFGLIGIVGRPKIGFRTSELVEAIEGHLNWNRVSAAILVGAGHLGQALLGYRGFANHGLEIRAAFDLDPRSGEVHGIPVHPMHELEARLPELGARMAILTVSPEAAQEAARRLAAAGIEGIWNFTGATLDLPPAVIVQNQDIAVGLAVLSARLSAQGRVVPAPIGEVPV; encoded by the coding sequence ATGGTCTTCGGGTACCGGATCGGAGGGCTCCCCCTCACGACCGTCCAGAGGCTGCCGAACTACCTGCGGGTGGTGCGGGAGATGCACCGCGCGGGCCGGGAGGTGGTCTCCAGCGCCCGCCTGGGCGAGCTCCTCCGCCTGGACCCGGTCCAGGTCCGCAAGGATTTCGGCCTGATCGGCATCGTGGGCCGCCCCAAGATCGGCTTCCGCACCTCCGAGCTGGTGGAGGCCATCGAGGGCCACCTCAACTGGAACCGGGTCTCCGCCGCGATCCTCGTGGGGGCCGGGCACCTGGGCCAGGCCCTCCTGGGCTACCGGGGCTTCGCCAACCACGGGCTGGAGATCCGCGCCGCCTTCGACCTCGATCCCCGGAGCGGGGAGGTCCACGGCATCCCCGTGCACCCCATGCACGAGCTGGAAGCCCGCCTCCCCGAACTGGGCGCCCGGATGGCCATTCTCACCGTCTCCCCCGAGGCGGCCCAGGAGGCCGCGCGCCGCCTGGCGGCCGCCGGCATCGAGGGCATCTGGAACTTCACCGGCGCGACCCTCGACCTGCCCCCGGCCGTCATCGTCCAGAACCAGGACATCGCCGTCGGCCTCGCCGTCCTTTCCGCACGTTTGTCCGCCCAGGGGCGGGTCGTGCCGGCCCCCATCGGGGAGGTCCCGGTCTGA
- a CDS encoding alpha/beta fold hydrolase, whose amino-acid sequence MPPGYQPAPARTGAPGGHGRSVANRRLAAPGVPWAREVPMRPRAITLLVPAVLAAQAPAAFGPELEGFDYPFPVHRYAFRSQGLDLAMAYLDVAPEKPNGRTAVLLHGKNFTAATWEGTIRALAQAGFRVIAPDQIGFGKSTKPARYQFSFRQLAHNTRALLTSLGIRKAVLVGHSTGGMLAVRYALMFPAEVEHLVLANPIGLEDWQAEGVPALTVDQWYQRELAFSAERLRAYERATYYAGQWRPEFEAPVRMLAGLFQGPGRERVAWNSALIYDMICTQPVVYELGQLKVPTLLLIGQKDTTAIAKDAAPPAVAARLGHYPELGRRAAKTIPGAVLVPFPDLGHAPQIQDPATFHAALLAGLRPDPAVEDLK is encoded by the coding sequence ATGCCTCCAGGGTATCAGCCGGCGCCCGCCCGGACTGGGGCACCGGGGGGCCATGGTCGGTCGGTCGCTAACCGCCGCCTCGCCGCCCCCGGTGTACCCTGGGCCCGGGAGGTGCCCATGCGCCCGCGCGCCATCACGCTGCTCGTCCCCGCCGTCCTGGCCGCCCAGGCTCCGGCCGCCTTTGGCCCCGAGCTGGAGGGCTTCGACTACCCCTTCCCAGTGCATCGGTACGCCTTCCGGTCCCAGGGCCTCGACCTGGCCATGGCCTACCTGGACGTGGCCCCGGAAAAGCCCAATGGCCGAACTGCCGTCCTGCTCCACGGCAAGAACTTCACCGCCGCCACCTGGGAGGGCACGATCCGCGCCCTGGCGCAGGCGGGCTTCCGGGTGATCGCGCCCGACCAGATCGGGTTCGGGAAATCCACCAAGCCGGCCCGTTACCAGTTCAGCTTCCGCCAACTGGCCCACAACACCCGGGCCCTCCTGACCTCCCTGGGGATCCGGAAGGCCGTCCTGGTCGGGCATTCCACCGGAGGCATGCTCGCGGTCCGCTACGCCCTCATGTTCCCCGCGGAGGTGGAGCACCTGGTCCTGGCCAACCCCATCGGCCTGGAGGATTGGCAGGCCGAGGGGGTCCCCGCCCTCACGGTGGACCAGTGGTACCAGCGGGAACTGGCCTTCAGCGCCGAACGCCTCCGCGCCTACGAGCGGGCCACGTACTACGCGGGCCAATGGCGGCCCGAGTTCGAGGCCCCGGTGCGCATGCTCGCGGGCCTGTTCCAGGGACCCGGACGGGAGCGGGTGGCGTGGAATTCGGCCCTCATCTACGACATGATCTGCACCCAGCCCGTGGTGTACGAACTCGGTCAGCTGAAGGTCCCCACCCTCCTCCTGATCGGCCAGAAGGACACCACGGCCATCGCCAAGGATGCGGCCCCCCCCGCCGTGGCGGCGCGCCTGGGCCACTACCCGGAGCTGGGCCGCCGGGCCGCCAAGACCATCCCCGGCGCCGTGCTGGTGCCCTTCCCCGACTTGGGCCACGCCCCCCAGATCCAGGACCCGGCGACCTTCCACGCGGCGCTGCTGGCAGGCCTGAGGCCGGATCCAGCCGTTGAGGACCTGAAATAG
- a CDS encoding peptidase U32 family protein, translated as MGLELLAPAKNAEQGLLALRCGADALYMGGPRFGARAAAGNGLADFEVLTREARLWGAKVFATLNTILYDGELEDARRQAWALYEAGVDALIIQDMAYLELDLPPLPLHASTQAACDSPAKVAFLAGAGFTRAILARELGLADMAAIRAAADIELEAFVFGALCVGESGHCYLSGSICGRSGNRGECAQPCRAPWNLLDGTGRVLVREKHLLSIRDLDLSGHIEAMADAGVTSFKIEGRLKDADYVKNVVSHLRGKLDAVLARRPELGRASLGTVAAAFAPDPAKTFQRGLSSYRIDGARRSMGTPHAARHLGEPVGVAKSVQGDRVVLDVPADLHPGDGLAFVDGAEVAGTVVNAVEGRQVFVQDPSRIRPGARLHRNLDLHWLRALRAAKVDRRIPVAARLDFPDGEARLRLEDPSGLAVEARAAGTFPPAQDPARVQEAAREAVGRLGGTPFALAAFDLAEPRFVPVSALNALRREAAGALEALRRAPRPREGRRAPAPAPLPAGELDLTWNVANAAARAFYERAGARVLEPAAELQADLRGRVVMTTRHCVKYELGWCSVHPNPEPWRRLDEPEGPLFLENGPTRLRCRFDCARCRMELILEGEARA; from the coding sequence ATGGGTCTCGAACTGCTGGCGCCGGCCAAGAACGCGGAACAGGGTCTCCTCGCGCTCCGGTGCGGGGCGGACGCCCTCTACATGGGAGGCCCCCGCTTCGGGGCACGGGCGGCCGCGGGCAACGGCCTGGCGGATTTCGAGGTGCTGACCCGGGAGGCCCGCCTCTGGGGCGCCAAGGTCTTCGCCACCCTCAACACGATCCTCTACGACGGGGAGCTGGAGGACGCGCGCCGCCAGGCCTGGGCCCTGTACGAGGCGGGCGTGGACGCCCTGATCATCCAGGACATGGCCTACCTGGAACTGGACCTGCCGCCCCTGCCGCTCCACGCCAGCACCCAGGCCGCCTGCGACAGCCCGGCCAAGGTGGCCTTCCTGGCCGGGGCGGGCTTCACCCGGGCGATCCTGGCCCGGGAACTGGGGCTGGCGGACATGGCGGCCATCCGCGCCGCCGCCGACATCGAGCTGGAGGCCTTCGTCTTCGGGGCCCTCTGCGTGGGCGAGAGCGGGCACTGCTACCTGAGCGGCTCCATCTGCGGCCGCAGCGGGAACCGGGGCGAGTGCGCCCAGCCCTGCCGCGCCCCCTGGAACCTGCTGGACGGGACGGGCCGCGTCCTCGTGCGGGAGAAGCACCTCCTCAGCATCCGGGACCTGGACCTGTCCGGCCATATCGAGGCCATGGCCGACGCGGGCGTCACCAGCTTCAAGATCGAGGGCCGCCTCAAGGACGCCGACTACGTGAAGAACGTGGTCAGCCACCTGCGCGGCAAGCTCGACGCCGTCCTGGCGCGTCGTCCGGAGCTGGGGCGGGCCTCCCTGGGCACCGTCGCCGCCGCCTTCGCGCCCGACCCGGCCAAGACCTTCCAGCGCGGGCTGTCCTCGTACCGCATCGACGGCGCGCGCCGGTCCATGGGGACGCCCCACGCGGCGCGCCACCTGGGCGAGCCCGTCGGCGTGGCGAAATCGGTCCAGGGCGACCGGGTCGTGCTCGACGTCCCCGCCGACCTGCACCCCGGCGACGGCCTCGCCTTCGTGGACGGGGCCGAGGTGGCGGGAACCGTGGTCAACGCCGTCGAGGGCCGCCAGGTCTTCGTGCAGGACCCATCCCGGATCCGCCCCGGCGCGCGCCTCCACCGGAACCTGGACCTCCACTGGCTCCGCGCCCTGCGCGCCGCGAAGGTGGACCGCCGGATCCCGGTGGCGGCCCGCCTGGACTTCCCGGACGGGGAGGCCCGCCTGCGGCTGGAGGACCCCAGCGGGCTCGCCGTGGAGGCCCGCGCCGCCGGAACCTTCCCGCCCGCCCAGGATCCGGCGCGGGTCCAGGAGGCCGCGCGGGAGGCCGTCGGCCGCCTGGGCGGCACCCCCTTCGCGCTGGCGGCCTTCGACCTGGCCGAGCCGCGCTTCGTGCCCGTCAGCGCCCTCAATGCCCTTCGGCGCGAGGCGGCCGGAGCCCTGGAGGCCCTGCGCCGGGCCCCGCGGCCCCGGGAGGGGCGCCGCGCGCCCGCCCCGGCGCCCCTCCCCGCCGGCGAGCTGGACCTCACCTGGAACGTGGCCAACGCCGCCGCCCGCGCCTTCTATGAGCGGGCCGGGGCCCGCGTGCTGGAGCCCGCCGCGGAGCTCCAGGCCGACCTGCGCGGGCGGGTGGTGATGACCACGCGCCACTGCGTGAAGTACGAGCTGGGCTGGTGCTCCGTCCATCCCAACCCCGAGCCCTGGCGCCGGCTGGACGAACCCGAGGGGCCCCTGTTCCTGGAGAACGGCCCCACCCGCCTCCGCTGCCGCTTCGACTGCGCCCGCTGCCGCATGGAACTCATCCTGGAAGGGGAGGCCCGGGCTTGA
- a CDS encoding (2Fe-2S) ferredoxin domain-containing protein, protein MPANEPHPGPGPGPAEASPAAPKPVLTVCLGSSCFTRGNDDHLPHIQEWLRARGLEDRVTLKGSRCEGMCQQGPNLRLDGELVHGVSPEALEALLERVL, encoded by the coding sequence ATGCCAGCCAACGAACCGCACCCGGGCCCCGGCCCGGGTCCGGCGGAAGCTTCGCCCGCCGCCCCCAAGCCGGTCCTCACCGTCTGCCTCGGCAGCTCCTGCTTCACCCGGGGCAATGACGACCATCTGCCCCACATCCAGGAATGGCTTCGCGCGCGGGGCCTGGAGGACCGGGTCACCCTCAAGGGGAGCCGCTGCGAGGGCATGTGCCAGCAGGGCCCCAACCTCCGCCTGGACGGCGAGCTCGTCCACGGGGTGTCTCCCGAGGCCCTGGAGGCCCTGCTGGAGCGGGTGCTGTGA
- a CDS encoding BaiN/RdsA family NAD(P)/FAD-dependent oxidoreductase, with amino-acid sequence MKGDPGTGPLPPGPWDVAVVGGGPAGLLAAGRAAMLGARVLLLEKMEKPARKLRITGKGRANITNMRPLEEHLREIRPEPRFLRGAFGAFFNRDLVDLLAAEGVEVRVERGDRVFPASGRAWDVAEALAAWAVRQGAVLVPRARVEALVVHDGVFAGLEVVRTGSGLRQRVEAPRCVLATGGLSYPGTGSTGDGLAFAEATGHRLTAPFPSLVGLRTRPALEEVQGLDLRNVALTVWIDGRKQDTEFGEADVTARGLGGPIVLRQSRRIVEALAAGRRVEAALDLKPALDPPTLEARLARELEARRTCGDLLRSLLPPLLVPVFLARLGLDAAAPAARLQEGLRRRLLALLKDFRLEVVGHGGWEEAIVTAGGVSLKDVDPRTLASRRVAGLHFAGEVLDLDANTGGYNLQIAFSTGWLAGEAAARAILNPGE; translated from the coding sequence TTGAAGGGGGACCCCGGCACCGGGCCCCTGCCGCCGGGCCCCTGGGACGTGGCCGTCGTGGGCGGCGGGCCCGCGGGGCTCCTCGCCGCGGGGCGCGCCGCCATGCTGGGCGCGCGGGTCCTGCTGCTGGAGAAGATGGAGAAGCCCGCGCGCAAGCTGCGGATCACGGGGAAGGGCCGGGCCAACATCACGAACATGCGGCCCCTGGAGGAGCATCTGCGCGAGATCCGGCCCGAGCCCCGCTTCCTCCGGGGCGCCTTCGGGGCCTTCTTCAACCGCGATCTGGTGGACCTCCTCGCGGCGGAGGGCGTCGAGGTCCGGGTGGAGCGGGGGGATCGGGTCTTTCCCGCCAGCGGCCGCGCCTGGGACGTGGCCGAAGCCCTGGCCGCGTGGGCGGTCCGCCAGGGCGCGGTCCTGGTGCCCCGGGCCCGGGTCGAGGCGCTTGTCGTCCACGACGGGGTCTTCGCCGGCCTCGAGGTGGTCCGCACCGGGTCCGGCCTCCGGCAGCGCGTGGAGGCGCCGCGGTGCGTCCTCGCCACGGGCGGGCTGTCCTACCCGGGCACCGGCTCGACGGGGGACGGCCTGGCCTTCGCCGAGGCCACGGGCCACCGGCTCACGGCGCCTTTCCCCTCCCTCGTGGGCCTCCGGACCCGGCCGGCCCTCGAGGAGGTCCAGGGGCTGGACCTGCGCAACGTGGCCCTCACGGTCTGGATCGACGGCCGCAAGCAGGACACCGAGTTCGGCGAGGCCGACGTCACGGCCCGGGGCCTGGGGGGACCGATCGTCCTCCGCCAGAGCCGGCGCATCGTGGAGGCCCTCGCCGCCGGCCGGCGCGTGGAGGCGGCGCTGGACCTCAAGCCCGCCCTCGATCCGCCCACCCTGGAGGCCCGCCTCGCCCGGGAACTGGAGGCCCGCCGCACCTGCGGGGACCTCCTGCGGTCGCTGCTGCCGCCGCTCCTGGTGCCCGTCTTCCTGGCGCGCCTCGGGCTCGACGCGGCCGCGCCCGCCGCGCGGCTCCAGGAGGGCCTCCGCCGGCGCCTCCTGGCCCTCCTCAAGGACTTCCGCCTGGAGGTGGTGGGCCACGGCGGCTGGGAGGAGGCCATCGTGACCGCCGGCGGCGTCTCCCTGAAGGACGTGGATCCGCGCACGCTGGCCTCGCGCCGGGTGGCCGGGCTCCATTTCGCCGGCGAGGTGCTGGACCTGGACGCCAACACCGGCGGCTACAACCTGCAGATCGCCTTCTCCACCGGGTGGCTCGCGGGCGAGGCCGCGGCCCGCGCGATCCTGAACCCCGGCGAATAG
- a CDS encoding [Fe-Fe] hydrogenase large subunit C-terminal domain-containing protein, with the protein MRSGPVRSEAAQCQDCYKCLRQCPVKAIRVAQGHAAIDPERCVACGACVEACPAGAKRVRDDLPRVKGLVAGSGPVVASLAPSWISEFPGLAPARMAAALRRLGFAGAGETALGAQEVSARIARDLDREKGRLWLSTACPVAVSLVRGTRPDLAAHLTPVASPAQAHAAMLQRAFGAEAKVVFIGPCIGKKLEAESHPGLLAAALTFEDLRTWLDDAGLAPADLEPGPDDAFAGGPAAEGAFYPVEGGMARATRLNMATDRTRFLTLAGVTAIREALEGLRPPAEGNLFLELLACEGGCVRGPKATRRSPVEAYMRILDAARTEPGAYPRSWGPGLGRTYDPRPQAGPVFRDDQLEAALHQIGKRCAGDELNCGACGYDTCRALASAILAGDAEGLMCVSNLRRLAEKKANALLRTLPLGVVIVDQDLRIIESNEEFARIMGEDALTAYQAIPGLADARLEKFVPFGDRFREVLAGGDEIIRQNLQCGEKVLSATIFAVEPHQVAGALLLDVTGEEERRRQVIGKAELVIQNMLGNVQEIAFSLGRNAARSEGILNSIIAEFSGQERTGGGAHEPRP; encoded by the coding sequence GTGAGGAGCGGCCCCGTCCGCTCCGAAGCGGCCCAGTGCCAGGACTGCTACAAGTGCCTGCGCCAGTGCCCGGTCAAGGCGATCCGGGTGGCCCAGGGCCACGCGGCCATCGATCCGGAGCGCTGCGTCGCCTGCGGCGCCTGCGTCGAGGCCTGCCCCGCGGGCGCGAAGCGGGTGCGGGACGACCTGCCCCGGGTGAAGGGCCTGGTGGCCGGAAGCGGCCCCGTGGTGGCGTCCCTGGCGCCCTCCTGGATCTCCGAGTTCCCCGGGCTGGCCCCGGCCCGCATGGCGGCCGCCCTGCGCCGCCTCGGGTTCGCCGGGGCCGGCGAGACGGCCCTGGGCGCCCAGGAGGTGAGCGCCCGCATCGCCCGCGACCTGGACCGGGAGAAGGGCCGCCTCTGGCTGTCCACCGCCTGTCCCGTGGCGGTGAGCCTCGTGCGCGGCACCCGCCCCGACCTGGCCGCCCACCTCACCCCGGTGGCCTCGCCGGCCCAGGCCCACGCGGCGATGCTCCAGCGCGCCTTCGGCGCGGAGGCCAAGGTGGTCTTCATCGGCCCCTGCATCGGCAAGAAGCTGGAGGCGGAGAGCCACCCCGGCCTCCTCGCCGCGGCCCTCACCTTCGAGGACCTGCGGACCTGGCTGGACGACGCGGGCCTGGCGCCCGCCGACCTGGAGCCGGGGCCGGACGACGCCTTCGCCGGAGGCCCCGCGGCCGAGGGCGCCTTCTATCCCGTGGAGGGCGGCATGGCCCGGGCCACCCGCCTGAACATGGCCACGGACCGGACGCGCTTCCTCACCCTCGCGGGCGTCACCGCCATCCGGGAGGCCCTCGAAGGCCTCCGCCCCCCGGCGGAGGGCAACCTGTTCCTGGAGCTCCTGGCCTGCGAAGGCGGCTGCGTGCGGGGGCCCAAGGCCACCCGGCGCTCCCCCGTGGAGGCCTACATGCGCATCCTGGACGCGGCCCGGACGGAGCCCGGCGCCTACCCCCGCTCCTGGGGCCCCGGGCTGGGGCGGACCTACGACCCGCGTCCGCAGGCGGGCCCGGTCTTCCGGGACGACCAGCTGGAGGCAGCCCTGCACCAGATCGGGAAGCGCTGCGCCGGGGACGAGCTCAACTGCGGCGCCTGCGGGTACGACACCTGCAGGGCCCTGGCCTCCGCCATCCTGGCCGGCGACGCGGAAGGGCTCATGTGCGTCTCCAACCTGCGGCGCCTGGCCGAGAAGAAGGCCAACGCCCTGCTCCGCACCCTGCCCCTGGGGGTGGTGATCGTCGACCAGGACCTCCGCATCATCGAGAGCAACGAGGAGTTCGCCCGCATCATGGGCGAGGACGCCCTGACCGCCTACCAGGCCATCCCCGGCCTCGCCGACGCCCGGCTCGAGAAGTTCGTGCCCTTCGGCGACCGGTTCCGGGAGGTCCTGGCCGGCGGGGACGAGATCATCCGCCAGAACCTGCAGTGCGGCGAGAAGGTCCTCAGCGCCACGATCTTCGCCGTGGAGCCCCACCAGGTCGCGGGCGCCCTCCTCCTGGACGTCACGGGCGAGGAGGAGCGCCGCCGCCAGGTCATCGGGAAGGCCGAGCTGGTGATCCAGAACATGCTCGGCAACGTCCAGGAGATCGCCTTCAGCCTGGGCCGCAACGCGGCCCGCTCCGAGGGCATCCTCAACTCCATCATCGCCGAGTTCTCCGGACAGGAGCGGACCGGGGGAGGTGCCCATGAGCCCCGCCCCTGA